CATACGGCAAGGTTTCGCGCACAAGCTCGGCACGGGCGGCGGGCGTCCACATCGGGTCTCTCGGGTGAGCGTCAGACACTCCCCCAACACCCGCGACGCCTGCCGCTCACCCAATGCCCAAGCTTGCACACTCGTTCTGAAACGGGGTCTAAGGGGGACGAGCGTTGCGGCACGAGGCTAACAGGGGTCATGCTCATAGCTATGTAGAGCCTCATAGATTTCACCACTTAATGAGATTTGCTCTCGCTGTTACCATCGGCCTGATCCACATAGCCTGGATTATATTTTTGTTGTCGATCATCTACAAGCTTACTTTCTATCGTCCATTGTTGATGTGGCCCTAAAGAAGCCCGTCGTGGCATAGCCGGGCGGGCTGGTATGTCGACTTGCAGTCACGCGGGCCGCTGACCCTCGTCATCGGCCGGGATGTGTCGTGACCGGCTGGACAAACACAAAAAACCCGCCAGCACCGGGCTGACGGGTTGTGAGGCGATCCGAAAGGGCAAACATATTGGATGCCGCTGGGTACGCCATGGCTCGCCTTCGTTCAACTTAGGCGAAAGCTTTAGGCCCGGCTGGAGATAAATTGCTGAGGCTTAGTTCGCCAGATGTATCAGCCTCTTTGTTTCCATGCAATGCTTAGAAATCAATCGGATACAACTTTCACCACGCCCGCGAGCGGCACGCGTGGTGGCCGGCATGGGCGAACCTGGATCCGGCCGACCCGCTCGACGAGGAGCTGATCCGGGGAGCCTATGACTATGATCGGGCGCGGGCGCGGGTGGAGATGAACGGCGGGGATGAGGGGTGAGGCGCGGTCGCAACCCACGCCGTGCCTACGACGAGGAGGGCCGCGAGATCGCTCCGCCCACCGTCGGATCCGCCCGCGCCCAAGGCGAGACCACGATCTCGGCCCACTGCCACGACTGCGGGCATCACGCGGTCGTCTCGACCGACCGGCTCCCGGCCGACCTACCCATCCCCGACATCGCGCTCCGGCTGCGCTGCTCGACCTGCCAGAGCAAGCGCATCGGCGTGATGATGGACATGGCCGCGCACTACGCGCGCCTCACCGCCGAGACCGGGTGGAAGATGGATCCGAAGCCGTGGCCGGGCCCGGACAGCAAAACGCCCGCTCCGGGGTGAGCCGGGCGGGCTGAAGGCATCTCTACTTATTGGCCTCCGTGTCTTGCGTGCACTATCGGAGTCACGCCGACTCGTCAGAGGAATTTATCAAATCTGATTAGGGGTGACCGTCATGGCTCGCGAGTACGTTAGGGGTACTTATTCTGACAGTCGCATGTTTGATGGATATTTCGATCTAGATTTCAACAACCTCACGGCTGGAGGTAGAATAATAATTGATAATCGCGAGATATACGCGCCAGGGCAAAGTTTAGACTCACAAACTAACCTTATAACCACAACTTTTTCATTGACCAATTTAGGAGATGATAAGTATCAAATAAAAATCTATAGACCAATTGAGTCTGGTGGCACCGGTAGTCAGATTTTAACATTCAATTTCACAGGCACCAATCCGAAATTTATAGACAGCGGCTCGTATATGTCGTCTTTTCAAAGGAGGTTCAGCACCGAGCCACAAATCACGCGCTATGACGTGACGACTTCGTCCGTGTCAGACACTCCTTTCTCTCCGGTCTGCTTCACGACAGAAACGCGGATACGCACGACGCGCGGCGAAGTGGCAGTCGAGGATCTAAAAATCGGTGACCGGGCCATCACTGCATCCAACACCACCCGGACGGTGACATGGATCGGCCATCGTCGTCTTGCAGCCGACGGCCGGACTCTGCCCGCGGCTCAGCAGCCGGTTCGCATCCGCGCCGGCGCCTTCGGGCCAGGGCTGCCCGCCCGCGATCTCCGCCTCTCGCCCGGGCACCCGGTACTCGTCGGCGCCGATGCCGACGGCACGGGCGGTCACCTCGTGCCGATCATGTGCCTGATCAACGGCACCACCATCGCTCGCGAGCCGGTGGCCTCCGTCACCTACTGGCACGTCGAGCTCGACACCCACGACATCCTGCTCGCTGAGGGCCTGCCCGCCGAGAGCTATTACGACATGGGCAGCCGCGTGTGGTTTGCCGGTGTCGATGGTGCGCTGGTCGATCCCGACTTCGTGCCGGCAGACGCGCATGGTCGCTGTCGGCCAGTTGCGACCGACGGTCCAGTGGTCGAAGCGGAGCGGGCGCGCCTCTCGGGCGTGTTCGCCACGTCCCTCCGTGAGGCCTGCGCCTGGGACGAGTCAGAGCGCTTCGCCTGGATCGCCACGTAGGTCGGACAGCAAAAAGCCCGCCGCGGGGTGACCCGGGCGGGCTTTCCTAAATTCGATGGATCAGATCAGGTAGGTGGTGCCGTGCAGCCCGAACACCTTCGGGCAATTGGCGGCGTCCACCAGGGCGCGTGCTTTCTCGATCCCAATATTGCGTGCGGCGGCCACCTCGGCCAGCGTCTTCCATGATGGCGTCATGCGTTTCCCCCTTTTGTTGTTGCAACCAGAAGTGAGCACAAATAATTGATGGCCGCAACCTGGACCTAGATCGCAAAAACCCCGCTCGGCGGCTGTCGGCGGGGCTGAAGGTTCGGGGTCCCACTGAAGTCGCCGGTCAACGGGCCGGCGGTGGGTCGGGTTCCGGATCAGTCGTCGTGATGCCGCTGCCGGGCTCGGCCCTGGATGTCCTGCTCGCGCTCGATGCTCTCCAGGAGTTCGGTCTGGCGCCGCGATTCCTCCCGGATGATCCGCACGCACTCGGCGATCCGGCCGAGGTGGTCCCGCATCTCGCGATGCAGGTCGCGCTTCTCCCGTTGCAGGTCGAGGTACGCGATGTTGCCCTGGAGGTGCATCTGCGGGGCATCGGGGATCGGGGCCGGAGCGGGCGCCACGGCCGTGTCTTTGATCTTGTCCGCCTTGAGCATGAGCTTCAGGCCACCCAGGAGGATCAGGGCACCGACGGCGGCCTGGAGGACGGGAAAGCCGGCCAGAGAGTCGAAGATCGCCTTGAGGAAACCCACATCACCCATCGGCCCGCTCTCCTCGTGCATTCGCCCGCCTCCTCGCGCGAATGTCGGATATGACTTGCTCGGGTGACGGCCCGGGTGGCGCCGGAACGAGGGACACGCCCTGGCCTGCCGCCTCTTCCTTCAGGGCGACAATCTGCCCCTCCAGGGTGTCCTTGCGCCGGACCGCGTCCTTGCGAGCGATGAAGCAGGTCAGCAGCTCGAACATCGTCAGGGTCCCGAAGATCGGGATGTTCAGGCTGGCCGAGTTGGCCTGGAAGGCGTCGAGGAAGAGGGCGAGCGTCAGCTGCCCCCAGACCATCGCGCTGAGCAGCGCCCCAATCGCCCGGATGTTGGCGCCGGACGGGAAGACGCGCCCGTTGTTGATGTGCCCGTTCATGAAGAGCGCGAAGGCCCGCAGGCCTCCGCACAGGGAGAAGAACACCGCCATGTTCTCCTCGGTAGCGCCCAGGGCCGCGATGGGGCGGAGGGCCGC
This is a stretch of genomic DNA from Methylobacterium sp. 17Sr1-1. It encodes these proteins:
- a CDS encoding Hint domain-containing protein; translated protein: MAREYVRGTYSDSRMFDGYFDLDFNNLTAGGRIIIDNREIYAPGQSLDSQTNLITTTFSLTNLGDDKYQIKIYRPIESGGTGSQILTFNFTGTNPKFIDSGSYMSSFQRRFSTEPQITRYDVTTSSVSDTPFSPVCFTTETRIRTTRGEVAVEDLKIGDRAITASNTTRTVTWIGHRRLAADGRTLPAAQQPVRIRAGAFGPGLPARDLRLSPGHPVLVGADADGTGGHLVPIMCLINGTTIAREPVASVTYWHVELDTHDILLAEGLPAESYYDMGSRVWFAGVDGALVDPDFVPADAHGRCRPVATDGPVVEAERARLSGVFATSLREACAWDESERFAWIAT